In Acidiferrobacterales bacterium, one genomic interval encodes:
- a CDS encoding nucleotidyl transferase AbiEii/AbiGii toxin family protein, protein MDEQYRRQVALLVRILPYVAEERCFALKGGTAINLFIRDLPRLSVDIDLTYLPVENRSQSLRSIDAALSRIENRLLESVPAIRVYQGRLPQENVINKLYVRERNVQIKIEVTPVLRGCVYESSDRSVTKTVEENFGFSVNQVLSIADLYAGKLIAALHRQHPRDLFDIRDMLLTEGVDDKMRIAFVVYLISHHRPIATLLSPARRDISREFTRGLVGLVQNPIALDELVQVRETLIAELVGQMPVAHRQFLLTFQKCNPDWSLLGVKHVRTLPAIRWRMKKLSLMDEIERADHIAQLESII, encoded by the coding sequence GTGGATGAACAATACAGGAGGCAGGTTGCGTTGCTGGTGCGTATTCTTCCCTATGTGGCGGAAGAGAGGTGCTTTGCTCTGAAGGGAGGGACTGCGATCAATCTGTTTATTCGGGATTTACCGAGATTGTCCGTGGATATTGATTTAACCTATTTACCAGTGGAAAATCGTAGTCAGTCTCTAAGGAGCATCGATGCTGCACTGAGTAGAATTGAAAATCGTCTTTTGGAATCGGTTCCGGCGATCCGCGTGTACCAAGGAAGACTTCCGCAAGAGAACGTTATCAACAAGCTCTATGTTCGTGAACGAAATGTTCAAATCAAAATTGAAGTAACTCCAGTCTTGCGAGGTTGTGTGTATGAATCTTCAGACAGAAGCGTTACAAAAACAGTCGAAGAAAATTTCGGTTTTTCCGTCAATCAAGTCTTATCTATCGCCGACCTATATGCAGGTAAACTAATCGCAGCACTCCATCGACAGCATCCACGAGATTTGTTTGACATCCGCGATATGCTATTGACTGAAGGTGTCGACGATAAGATGCGTATAGCATTCGTTGTTTATCTGATCAGCCATCACCGTCCCATCGCGACGCTACTATCTCCAGCTCGGCGAGACATTAGTAGAGAATTTACTCGCGGCTTGGTCGGGTTGGTCCAGAATCCTATAGCACTTGATGAACTCGTTCAGGTACGTGAAACTTTAATTGCCGAATTAGTGGGACAAATGCCGGTTGCACATCGACAGTTCCTGTTAACTTTTCAAAAATGCAATCCCGATTGGTCGTTGCTTGGAGTTAAGCACGTGAGGACACTGCCGGCGATTAGATGGAGAATGAAAAAGCTATCGCTGATGGATGAAATAGAACGCGCCGACCACATTGCACAGCTTGAATCGATTATTTGA
- a CDS encoding cupin domain-containing protein: MSKPSVYRFDEVADRLENLEEGGTFIKPFVNTKMGASMAGGVNFLNNVSVPWDLTCDELIFCHQGTFRLVVDGQDYVLNPGDLMYVPKDNHVKYEADQKCVIFYAAYPVNWKELSGVTHVPGIDPADMPKSDQ, translated from the coding sequence ATGAGTAAGCCATCAGTATATCGATTCGATGAAGTCGCTGACCGATTGGAAAATTTGGAAGAAGGCGGCACGTTTATTAAACCCTTTGTGAACACGAAAATGGGTGCGAGCATGGCCGGGGGAGTGAATTTCCTGAACAATGTTTCAGTTCCCTGGGACCTGACCTGTGATGAGTTAATTTTTTGTCATCAGGGTACTTTTCGCCTCGTGGTCGATGGCCAGGACTACGTGCTTAATCCAGGGGACCTGATGTATGTCCCGAAGGACAATCATGTGAAATATGAGGCGGACCAGAAATGTGTCATTTTTTACGCCGCCTATCCGGTAAACTGGAAAGAACTGTCGGGTGTAACTCATGTTCCAGGAATCGACCCCGCTGACATGCCCAAGTCGGATCAGTGA